A genomic stretch from Oryzias latipes chromosome 24, ASM223467v1 includes:
- the dnajc5g gene encoding dnaJ homolog subfamily C member 5G has product MAEQNSARPQRKMSTSGESIYKVLGLEKGASAEDIKKAYRKLALRYHPDKNPDNPEAAEKFKEINNANSILNDENKRRVYDEYGSMGLYVSEQFGEESVKYYFLMSKWWFKSLVLCCTVFSCCCCCCCCCFCCGKCKPADDEENYQYVDPEDLEAQIKAEQDGGTPVIIIQPASNLGPETPEDQGRPIPLPMPAPEPPQQGGRSPGGTTAELD; this is encoded by the exons ATGGCTGAACAGAACTCCGCTCGCCCCCAAAGGAAGATGTCCACCTCTGGGGAGAGCATCTACAAGGTTCTGGGGCTGGAGAAGGGAGCTTCAGCAGAGGACATCAAGAAGGCCTACAG AAAACTGGCGCTGAGGTACCACCCAGACAAAAACCCGGACAACCCAGAAGCAGCGGAGAAGTTCAAGGAGATCAACAACGCCAACTCCATTTTAAACGACGAGAACAAGAGAAGAGTCTACGACGAGTACGGCTCCATGGGGCTCTACGTGTCCGAGCAGTTCGGAGAAGAGAGTGTCAAATACTACTTCCTCATGTCCAAATGGTGGTTTAAG AGCCTGGTTCTGTGCTGCACCgtcttcagctgctgctgctgctgctgctgctgctgtttctgctgcggGAAGTGCAAACCCGCCGACGACGAGGAGAACTACCAGTACGTGGATCCCGAAGACCTGGAGGCCCAGATCAAGGCAGAGCAGGACGGAG GTACTCCTGTAATCATAATCCAGCCTGCATCCAATCTGGGTCCTGAGACCCCAGAGGACCAGGGTAGGCCCATCCCCCTGCCCATGCCTGCACCTGAGCCCCCGCAGCAGGGGGGGAGGAGTCCGGGGGGGACCACGGCGGAGTTAGACTGA